In Streptomyces chartreusis NRRL 3882, the following are encoded in one genomic region:
- a CDS encoding acyl-CoA dehydrogenase family protein, protein MTDLASVLQNRDELIATISAGAAERERHGTDPHDQVDMVRKSGLTTLTLDESLGGPGGGVVDLMAFVMDLAEADPIVAHILRSHYLQPQMLRRLPPGPVRDRWAKEILTGKVFGNATSERDGALGTAQYATTLTPSGNGWKLSGAKYYSTGTAFSDWVMVVAHLDDRRVARINLPLDRTGIEVQDDWDGIGQHRTGTGTTRFTDVTVTEDDFVQVSDRDQPRIASDVPLMQLYLQALIAGILRSVVTDARDLLTSRTRTFDHAPAPVPAQDPVLLATIGQLSATAYTVETAVRAAAADIDAAYDSERRGDPDPELFARASLSAAQVKVHADQVGLTAAAAIFDVGGASSASRSKNLDRHWRNIRTLTLHNPTSYKAIAIGDLLVNKTPLPGNGYF, encoded by the coding sequence ATGACCGATCTGGCGTCCGTCCTGCAGAACCGGGACGAACTGATCGCCACCATCTCCGCCGGAGCGGCCGAGCGGGAGCGCCACGGCACCGACCCGCACGACCAGGTGGACATGGTCCGCAAGAGCGGCCTGACCACGCTGACGCTGGACGAGTCCCTGGGGGGTCCCGGGGGCGGCGTCGTCGACCTCATGGCGTTCGTGATGGACCTCGCCGAGGCCGATCCGATCGTCGCGCACATCCTGCGCTCCCACTACCTCCAGCCGCAGATGCTCAGACGGCTCCCGCCGGGTCCCGTGCGCGACCGCTGGGCCAAGGAGATCCTCACCGGAAAGGTGTTCGGGAACGCCACCAGCGAGCGGGACGGCGCGCTGGGCACGGCCCAGTACGCGACGACACTGACCCCCTCGGGCAACGGGTGGAAGCTCTCCGGCGCCAAGTACTACAGCACCGGCACGGCCTTCTCCGACTGGGTGATGGTCGTCGCCCACCTCGACGACCGACGGGTCGCGAGGATCAACCTGCCGCTGGACCGGACGGGCATCGAGGTCCAGGACGACTGGGACGGCATCGGCCAGCACCGCACCGGGACCGGGACGACCCGGTTCACCGACGTCACCGTCACCGAGGACGACTTCGTCCAGGTGAGCGACCGGGACCAGCCCCGGATCGCCTCCGACGTCCCGCTGATGCAGCTCTACCTCCAGGCGCTCATCGCCGGCATCCTGCGGTCGGTCGTCACCGACGCACGCGACCTGCTCACCAGCCGTACCCGCACCTTCGACCACGCTCCGGCGCCGGTCCCCGCACAGGACCCGGTGCTGCTCGCCACCATCGGGCAGCTCTCGGCGACCGCCTACACCGTGGAGACGGCGGTACGCGCGGCAGCCGCGGACATCGACGCGGCCTACGACAGCGAACGCCGCGGCGACCCGGACCCCGAGCTGTTCGCCCGGGCCTCCCTGTCGGCGGCCCAGGTCAAGGTGCACGCCGACCAGGTGGGACTCACCGCCGCCGCGGCGATCTTCGACGTCGGGGGCGCCTCGTCGGCCAGCCGGTCCAAGAACCTCGACCGCCACTGGCGCAACATCCGCACCCTCACGCTGCACAACCCCACCTCGTACAAGGCGATCGCCATCGGCGACCTGCTGGTGAACAAGACCCCGCTGCCCGGCAACGGCTACTTCTGA
- a CDS encoding pyridoxal phosphate-dependent aminotransferase, with protein sequence MNTDHAPLATSFDTRVSARVSAIAESMTLSIDAKAKGLKAAGRPVIVFGAGEPDFPTPQYIVESAAEACHDPRNHRYTPSGGLPALKSAIAAKTLRDSGYEVESSQILVTNGGKQAIYEAFATLLDPGDEVIVPAPYWTTYPESIRLAGGVPVDVVADESTGYRVSVEQLEAARTERTKVLLFVSPSNPTGAVYSREQVEAIGRWAAEHGLWVLTDEIYEHLVYGDAEFHSLPVVVPELRDRCIVVNGVAKTYAMTGWRVGWLIGPTDVIKAATNLQSHATSNVSNVAQAAALTAVSGDLTAVRDMRAAFDRRRRTIVGMLNAIDGVVCPTPEGAFYAYPSVKALLGKDIRGRRPQNTVELAELVLDEAEVAVVPGEAFGTPGYLRLSYALGDEDLVEGISRLGALLAEAKD encoded by the coding sequence ATGAACACTGATCACGCCCCCCTGGCCACCTCCTTTGACACCCGAGTGTCCGCCAGGGTGTCCGCGATAGCCGAGTCGATGACGTTGTCGATCGACGCCAAGGCCAAGGGCCTCAAGGCCGCCGGACGCCCGGTGATCGTCTTTGGTGCCGGCGAACCCGACTTCCCCACCCCCCAGTACATCGTGGAGTCCGCCGCGGAGGCCTGCCACGACCCCCGGAACCACCGGTACACCCCCTCCGGCGGCCTGCCCGCGCTGAAGAGCGCCATCGCGGCGAAGACGCTGCGCGATTCCGGCTACGAAGTGGAGTCGTCCCAGATCCTGGTCACCAACGGTGGCAAGCAGGCGATCTACGAGGCCTTCGCCACGCTCCTCGACCCCGGTGACGAAGTCATCGTCCCCGCGCCCTACTGGACGACCTACCCGGAGTCGATCCGGCTCGCGGGGGGCGTACCGGTGGACGTCGTGGCCGACGAGAGCACCGGGTACCGGGTTTCCGTGGAGCAGCTGGAAGCCGCTCGTACGGAGCGCACGAAGGTGCTGCTGTTCGTCTCCCCATCCAACCCGACCGGCGCCGTCTACTCCCGCGAGCAGGTCGAGGCGATCGGCCGCTGGGCCGCGGAACACGGCCTGTGGGTGCTCACCGACGAGATCTACGAGCACCTCGTCTACGGCGACGCGGAGTTCCATTCGCTGCCCGTCGTGGTGCCCGAACTCCGCGACAGGTGCATCGTCGTCAACGGTGTCGCCAAGACCTATGCCATGACCGGATGGCGCGTCGGGTGGCTCATCGGCCCCACGGACGTGATCAAGGCCGCGACCAACCTGCAGTCGCACGCCACCTCCAACGTGTCGAACGTCGCCCAGGCCGCCGCCCTCACCGCGGTCTCCGGGGACCTGACGGCCGTGAGGGACATGAGGGCCGCCTTCGACCGCCGCCGCCGGACGATCGTAGGGATGCTCAACGCCATCGACGGTGTCGTGTGCCCCACACCGGAGGGCGCCTTCTACGCCTACCCCTCCGTCAAGGCCCTGCTCGGCAAGGACATCCGCGGCAGGCGCCCGCAGAACACCGTCGAACTGGCAGAGCTGGTTCTCGACGAGGCAGAGGTCGCCGTCGTACCGGGAGAGGCCTTCGGCACCCCGGGCTACCTGCGGCTGTCCTACGCGCTGGGCGACGAAGACCTGGTCGAGGGCATCTCCCGCCTGGGCGCCCTCCTCGCAGAGGCCAAGGATTGA
- a CDS encoding aldehyde dehydrogenase family protein — protein MNRDLGQTLDIENPRTGETLGEVVLLPERKISTVAWTAEDAFRVWRGVPVGERCARVLEMAGLLEQQAPRLAREFSREHGKTAAEAEAELARSVETLRWSAHAAVRVTGATPLSERAGAERTVEVDPVGPVLAIVSWNFPAVVLARKLGPALAMGCSVVIKAPEETPQVIAAFARAAADAGLPPGTVQVVHASAEVTQKLVGRPEFRLVSFTGSTKVGKAIAHTAAATLTQCVLELGGHAPVIVTADADLDRAVALLSQAKFSSAGQSCAAPSRFLIDRSVHDEFVEKFVRAAPLCDDERSAHGGSGTMGPLNNARRRDSVHALVQDAVEQGARIRTGGRLPDTPGYYYPATVLTDVPPQARILREEPFGPVAPVVAFDSAEEAVAMANATDFALSAYVFGETSRATALARRLDAGSVSVNCVGGAAPDAPLGGRAASGYGYEGGDEGLLAFGRLKVLQRATPTR, from the coding sequence GTGAACAGGGACTTAGGACAGACCCTAGACATCGAGAACCCGCGGACCGGGGAGACGCTCGGTGAGGTCGTCCTGCTGCCGGAGCGGAAGATCTCGACCGTCGCCTGGACGGCCGAGGATGCCTTCCGCGTGTGGCGCGGCGTACCGGTCGGCGAACGGTGCGCACGGGTGCTGGAGATGGCCGGGCTCCTTGAGCAGCAAGCTCCCCGGCTCGCCCGAGAGTTCAGCCGTGAGCACGGCAAGACAGCCGCGGAGGCCGAAGCCGAACTGGCCCGGTCCGTGGAGACGTTGCGCTGGAGCGCTCACGCGGCGGTCCGTGTCACCGGCGCCACCCCCCTCTCGGAGCGGGCGGGAGCAGAGCGCACCGTAGAGGTCGACCCGGTCGGCCCGGTGCTCGCCATCGTGTCGTGGAACTTCCCGGCCGTCGTTCTCGCCCGGAAACTGGGGCCTGCTCTGGCGATGGGATGTTCTGTCGTCATCAAGGCGCCGGAGGAGACTCCGCAGGTGATCGCCGCCTTCGCCCGGGCAGCTGCCGACGCCGGGCTTCCTCCGGGCACGGTTCAAGTGGTGCATGCCTCTGCCGAAGTGACGCAAAAGCTGGTCGGCAGGCCGGAGTTCAGGTTGGTGAGTTTCACCGGCTCGACGAAGGTCGGCAAGGCCATCGCCCACACAGCCGCCGCCACGCTGACCCAGTGCGTTCTCGAACTGGGCGGGCACGCGCCGGTCATCGTCACCGCCGATGCCGACCTGGACCGGGCAGTCGCCCTGCTGTCCCAGGCCAAGTTCAGTTCGGCCGGACAGAGTTGCGCTGCCCCCAGCAGGTTCCTCATCGACCGGAGTGTGCACGACGAGTTCGTGGAGAAATTCGTGCGCGCGGCACCGCTGTGCGACGACGAGCGGTCGGCTCACGGCGGCTCGGGAACGATGGGCCCGTTGAACAACGCACGACGCCGGGACTCCGTTCACGCACTCGTCCAGGACGCGGTCGAGCAGGGTGCCCGGATCCGGACGGGGGGCCGACTGCCCGACACTCCGGGTTACTACTACCCCGCCACTGTCCTGACCGACGTGCCACCACAGGCGCGCATCCTGAGGGAGGAGCCGTTCGGGCCTGTCGCGCCGGTCGTGGCCTTCGACAGTGCCGAGGAGGCCGTGGCCATGGCGAATGCCACCGACTTCGCGCTCTCCGCCTATGTCTTCGGTGAGACCAGCCGTGCCACCGCTCTCGCCCGTCGCCTCGACGCGGGCAGTGTGTCCGTCAACTGCGTGGGCGGAGCGGCTCCCGATGCGCCGCTCGGCGGCCGGGCCGCCAGCGGCTACGGCTACGAGGGTGGTGACGAGGGTCTGCTGGCCTTCGGCCGGCTGAAGGTCCTCCAGCGCGCCACCCCGACTCGGTGA
- a CDS encoding PIG-L deacetylase family protein: MLAEPPKDEEILGPLPRSFSRAAVIAAHPDDAEYSFGATVSRLASEGVGITYIVCTDGSQGGEDPEVPDAQLTETRYTEQRAAAKHLGVDEVVFLGFRDGSLTNDIALRRALTREIRRHRPELVLTHQPLRSLVFPIGASHPDHLAAGEAALSAVYPDARNPRAYPELLAEGLAPHVVDEVWVPGHEHTDLFVDVGTHAQRKVEAILCHRSQFAASADPRADLAWVTDRMRTNGTAAGCARAEAFKRIVTGSHAAPGPQVAPRP; this comes from the coding sequence ATGCTCGCTGAGCCGCCGAAAGATGAAGAGATATTAGGTCCCTTACCCAGGTCCTTTTCCCGGGCCGCGGTAATCGCCGCGCATCCCGATGACGCCGAGTACAGTTTCGGAGCGACGGTGAGCCGGCTTGCGTCCGAGGGCGTCGGCATCACCTACATCGTGTGCACGGACGGATCGCAAGGCGGCGAGGATCCGGAAGTTCCGGACGCACAATTGACGGAGACGCGGTATACAGAACAACGCGCCGCAGCCAAACACCTGGGCGTGGACGAGGTGGTTTTCCTCGGATTCCGGGACGGCAGCCTCACCAACGACATCGCACTGCGCAGGGCACTGACCCGGGAGATCCGGCGGCACCGTCCCGAACTGGTGCTGACCCACCAGCCCCTGCGCTCGCTGGTCTTCCCGATCGGCGCGTCGCACCCCGACCACCTCGCGGCGGGCGAGGCCGCGCTGAGCGCCGTCTATCCCGACGCGCGCAATCCGCGGGCGTATCCCGAGCTGCTCGCCGAGGGCCTGGCACCGCACGTGGTCGACGAGGTGTGGGTGCCGGGACACGAACACACCGATCTCTTCGTCGACGTCGGCACGCACGCCCAGCGCAAGGTCGAGGCGATCCTCTGCCACCGAAGCCAGTTCGCCGCGTCGGCGGACCCGCGCGCGGACCTCGCCTGGGTGACCGACCGTATGCGCACCAACGGGACGGCGGCGGGCTGCGCCCGTGCCGAGGCCTTCAAGCGCATCGTGACCGGGTCCCACGCCGCGCCCGGTCCGCAGGTCGCGCCGCGGCCGTGA